One genomic window of Anthonomus grandis grandis chromosome 3, icAntGran1.3, whole genome shotgun sequence includes the following:
- the LOC126734699 gene encoding uncharacterized protein LOC126734699 isoform X2 has protein sequence MGKRKDGKSKVYYSRRKSRKHKKSYYLTNTKNTFRTSATESMPIHNTSEEEIEVERQRTSPDTITDYVIEGRRIVDIQKLFKEIQNLSRHPPFNCTIADMNILTENRKGLKSSILLKCKMCNLEKYLNLFTQDESETSMDINAAAALATISTGIGFTAAEEFMAILDVPFMSPNTYQQHHEFVGEKIRETAWKAMEEAAQEESLLAKELGEVDQYNRPCITVVADGAWSKRSYNVNYDAASGVRTGKLLFLGIRNKYCSFCAYASAKNMEVIPDHTCYKNWSNTSTSMESDIIVEGFRKSIDMYNIIYKRLVGDGDSSVYKKLIEARPYGSLHVEKIECRNHLLRNFCSKLREISSKKRSNSTNNPVSPYLRKHILNNIRRMRTAVAMAVTQRNKEDKSFSIKIENLTKDLKNIPSHVFGEHLNCTAIGYFRCDKKFGEKNYIEEMKACGVLQDIEVCLNRLILHASSLLRNMDNNVAEHYNSVVCKFIGGKRINFSKRGSYQIRCEAAALSYNLGSGEYHRQIFKSIAEKSPSGHTKKFINRVKQRRINTLKIRPKTLFKKRNKSIALPDKDYGDQEADNSIQPDMEENLFEEKKKEFLEELEKNENEIKDLEISTRGQGGNPKWYQERSLRLTASNFGNICKMLEKTNCKNKVKAILYSKFRGNKHTKYGTEKEPFAIQQFEETYNLKVEMCGLFIDSECCALAASPDGLVGSRGLVEVKCPSTASAISPTEAINKKIIKFATLDENGQMHLKQNHDYFYQIQGQLHITKRDFCYFILWTPMGMLVEQIWRQDSFWNDKMIGKLKSFYYNCLLPEIIDPRYSRGLEIRNPSRK, from the exons atgggaAAACGTAAAGACGGTAAATCCAAGGTTTACTATTCGCGCCGGAAATCAAGGAAACACAAAAAGAGTTATTATCTAACTAATACCAAAAA tACTTTCCGTACTTCTGCTACTGAAAGTATGCCAATTCATAACACATCTGAAGAGGAAATAGAAGTTGAAAGACAAAG aaCATCTCCTGATACCATAACTGACTACGTTATAGAAGGAAGGAGAATCGTAGATATTCAGAagctttttaaagaaatccaGAATTTATCCAGACACCCTCCATTTAATTGCACAATTGCAGATATGAACATTTTGACGGAAAATAGAAAAGGcttaaaaagttcaattttactAAAGTGCAAAATGtgcaatttagaaaaatacctCAATCTGTTTACTCAAGATGAGTCTGAAACATCCATGGACATAAATGCCGCAGCAGCCTTAGCAACCATTTCAACGGGTATTGGATTTACTGCCGCGGAAGAATTTATGGCCATACTGGATGTCCCTTTTATGTCTCCAAATACATATCAGCAGCACCATGAGTTTGTGGGAGAAAAGATAAGGGAAACGGCTTGGAAAGCAATGGAGGAAGCCGCACAAGAAGAGAGTTTATTGGCCAAAGAATTAGGAGAAGTAGACCAATATAATCGCCCCTGTATCACTGTTGTGGCTGATGGTGCTTGGAGCAAAAGGTCTTATAATGTTAATTATGATGCTGCTTCAGGAGTT AGGACCggaaaacttttatttcttgGAATCCGAAATAAATACTGCAGCTTTTGTGCATACGCCAGTGCCAAAAACATGGAAGTCATTCCAGATCATACATGTTATAAGAACTGGTCAAATACATCCACAAGTATGGAATCCGACATAATTGTGGAAGGATTTCGAAAAAGTATTGacatgtataatattatttataaaagactTGTTGGGGATGGTGACAGTAGCGTCTATAAAAAACTGATCGAGGCTCGCCCATATGGAAGTTTACATGTGGAGAAAATTGAGTGCAGGAatcatttattaagaaatttttgctCCAAATTGCGTGAAATATCTA gtaaaaaaagaagCAACAGTACAAATAATCCGGTTTCACCATACCTGCGCAAACATATTTTGAACAATATACGAAGGATGAGAACTGCTGTTGCAATGGCTGTTACTCAAAGAAATAAAGAAGATAAAAGCTTTagtattaaaatagaaaatcttactaaagatttaaaaaatataccatccCACGTATTTGGAGAGCATCTAAACTGTACAGCCATAGGATATTTTAGATGTGATAAAAagtttggagaaaaaaattatattgaagaaATGAAGGCATGTGGGGTTTTGCAAGACATTGAAGTTTGTCTAAATAGACTCATATTGCATGCTTCCAGTTTGTTAAGAAATATGGACAATAATGTAGCTGAACATTATAACTCTGTGGTATGCAAGTTTATTGGCGGAAAGCgcatcaatttttcaaaaagaggGTCTTATCAAATACGGTGTGAAGCTGCAGCCCTATCTTATAATCTTGGAAGCGGAGAATACCacagacaaatttttaaatcaattgctGAAAAAAGTCCTTCTGgtcatacaaaaaaatttattaatagagTTAAACAAAGACGTATTAATACTCTTAAAATAAGACCAAAAAccctatttaaaaaacgaaataaatcaATTGCGCTTCCTGATAAAGATTATGGGGATCAGGAGGCAGATAATAGCATACAGCCAGACatggaagaaaatttatttgaagaaaaaaaaaaggaatttttagaagaactcgaaaaaaatgaaaatgagaTTAAGGATTTAGAGATTAGTACCAGAGGACAAGGAGGAAATCCAAAGTGGTATCAAGAAAGGAGTTTAAGGCTTACAGcatcaaattttggaaatatttgcaaaatgctagaaaaaacaaattgcaaaaataaagtaaaagcaaTTCTTTATTCCAAGTTTCGGGGCAATAAACACACTAAGTATGGCACCGAAAAAGAACCATTTGCTATTCAACAATTTGAGGAAACCTACAATTTAAAAGTTGAAATGTGTGGTCTTTTTATTGATTCCGAATGTTGTGCTTTGGCTGCTAGCCCTGATGGGCTAGTTGGCTCAAGAGGATTAGTAGAAGTAAAGTGCCCATCAACAGCTTCAGCAATCAGCCCTACAGAagctatcaataaaaaaataatcaagtttGCCACCCTTGATGAAAATGGACAGATGCATTTAAAACAGAACcatgattatttttatcaaatccAAGGCCAGCTTCATATCACAAAAAgagatttttgttattttattttatggacaCCTATGGGGATGCTGGTAGAACAG atttGGCGGCAGGACTCATTCTGGAATGACAAAATgataggaaaattaaaaagtttctattACAATTGTTTATTACCGGAAATTATCGACCCGCGATATAGTAGAGGACTGGAAATAAGAAATCCATCGAgaaaataa
- the LOC126734699 gene encoding uncharacterized protein LOC126734699 isoform X1 yields the protein MGKRKDGKSKVYYSRRKSRKHKKSYYLTNTKNTFRTSATESMPIHNTSEEEIEVERQRTSPDTITDYVIEGRRIVDIQKLFKEIQNLSRHPPFNCTIADMNILTENRKGLKSSILLKCKMCNLEKYLNLFTQDESETSMDINAAAALATISTGIGFTAAEEFMAILDVPFMSPNTYQQHHEFVGEKIRETAWKAMEEAAQEESLLAKELGEVDQYNRPCITVVADGAWSKRSYNVNYDAASGVACIIGQRTGKLLFLGIRNKYCSFCAYASAKNMEVIPDHTCYKNWSNTSTSMESDIIVEGFRKSIDMYNIIYKRLVGDGDSSVYKKLIEARPYGSLHVEKIECRNHLLRNFCSKLREISSKKRSNSTNNPVSPYLRKHILNNIRRMRTAVAMAVTQRNKEDKSFSIKIENLTKDLKNIPSHVFGEHLNCTAIGYFRCDKKFGEKNYIEEMKACGVLQDIEVCLNRLILHASSLLRNMDNNVAEHYNSVVCKFIGGKRINFSKRGSYQIRCEAAALSYNLGSGEYHRQIFKSIAEKSPSGHTKKFINRVKQRRINTLKIRPKTLFKKRNKSIALPDKDYGDQEADNSIQPDMEENLFEEKKKEFLEELEKNENEIKDLEISTRGQGGNPKWYQERSLRLTASNFGNICKMLEKTNCKNKVKAILYSKFRGNKHTKYGTEKEPFAIQQFEETYNLKVEMCGLFIDSECCALAASPDGLVGSRGLVEVKCPSTASAISPTEAINKKIIKFATLDENGQMHLKQNHDYFYQIQGQLHITKRDFCYFILWTPMGMLVEQIWRQDSFWNDKMIGKLKSFYYNCLLPEIIDPRYSRGLEIRNPSRK from the exons atgggaAAACGTAAAGACGGTAAATCCAAGGTTTACTATTCGCGCCGGAAATCAAGGAAACACAAAAAGAGTTATTATCTAACTAATACCAAAAA tACTTTCCGTACTTCTGCTACTGAAAGTATGCCAATTCATAACACATCTGAAGAGGAAATAGAAGTTGAAAGACAAAG aaCATCTCCTGATACCATAACTGACTACGTTATAGAAGGAAGGAGAATCGTAGATATTCAGAagctttttaaagaaatccaGAATTTATCCAGACACCCTCCATTTAATTGCACAATTGCAGATATGAACATTTTGACGGAAAATAGAAAAGGcttaaaaagttcaattttactAAAGTGCAAAATGtgcaatttagaaaaatacctCAATCTGTTTACTCAAGATGAGTCTGAAACATCCATGGACATAAATGCCGCAGCAGCCTTAGCAACCATTTCAACGGGTATTGGATTTACTGCCGCGGAAGAATTTATGGCCATACTGGATGTCCCTTTTATGTCTCCAAATACATATCAGCAGCACCATGAGTTTGTGGGAGAAAAGATAAGGGAAACGGCTTGGAAAGCAATGGAGGAAGCCGCACAAGAAGAGAGTTTATTGGCCAAAGAATTAGGAGAAGTAGACCAATATAATCGCCCCTGTATCACTGTTGTGGCTGATGGTGCTTGGAGCAAAAGGTCTTATAATGTTAATTATGATGCTGCTTCAGGAGTT gcTTGTATAATTGGACAGAGGACCggaaaacttttatttcttgGAATCCGAAATAAATACTGCAGCTTTTGTGCATACGCCAGTGCCAAAAACATGGAAGTCATTCCAGATCATACATGTTATAAGAACTGGTCAAATACATCCACAAGTATGGAATCCGACATAATTGTGGAAGGATTTCGAAAAAGTATTGacatgtataatattatttataaaagactTGTTGGGGATGGTGACAGTAGCGTCTATAAAAAACTGATCGAGGCTCGCCCATATGGAAGTTTACATGTGGAGAAAATTGAGTGCAGGAatcatttattaagaaatttttgctCCAAATTGCGTGAAATATCTA gtaaaaaaagaagCAACAGTACAAATAATCCGGTTTCACCATACCTGCGCAAACATATTTTGAACAATATACGAAGGATGAGAACTGCTGTTGCAATGGCTGTTACTCAAAGAAATAAAGAAGATAAAAGCTTTagtattaaaatagaaaatcttactaaagatttaaaaaatataccatccCACGTATTTGGAGAGCATCTAAACTGTACAGCCATAGGATATTTTAGATGTGATAAAAagtttggagaaaaaaattatattgaagaaATGAAGGCATGTGGGGTTTTGCAAGACATTGAAGTTTGTCTAAATAGACTCATATTGCATGCTTCCAGTTTGTTAAGAAATATGGACAATAATGTAGCTGAACATTATAACTCTGTGGTATGCAAGTTTATTGGCGGAAAGCgcatcaatttttcaaaaagaggGTCTTATCAAATACGGTGTGAAGCTGCAGCCCTATCTTATAATCTTGGAAGCGGAGAATACCacagacaaatttttaaatcaattgctGAAAAAAGTCCTTCTGgtcatacaaaaaaatttattaatagagTTAAACAAAGACGTATTAATACTCTTAAAATAAGACCAAAAAccctatttaaaaaacgaaataaatcaATTGCGCTTCCTGATAAAGATTATGGGGATCAGGAGGCAGATAATAGCATACAGCCAGACatggaagaaaatttatttgaagaaaaaaaaaaggaatttttagaagaactcgaaaaaaatgaaaatgagaTTAAGGATTTAGAGATTAGTACCAGAGGACAAGGAGGAAATCCAAAGTGGTATCAAGAAAGGAGTTTAAGGCTTACAGcatcaaattttggaaatatttgcaaaatgctagaaaaaacaaattgcaaaaataaagtaaaagcaaTTCTTTATTCCAAGTTTCGGGGCAATAAACACACTAAGTATGGCACCGAAAAAGAACCATTTGCTATTCAACAATTTGAGGAAACCTACAATTTAAAAGTTGAAATGTGTGGTCTTTTTATTGATTCCGAATGTTGTGCTTTGGCTGCTAGCCCTGATGGGCTAGTTGGCTCAAGAGGATTAGTAGAAGTAAAGTGCCCATCAACAGCTTCAGCAATCAGCCCTACAGAagctatcaataaaaaaataatcaagtttGCCACCCTTGATGAAAATGGACAGATGCATTTAAAACAGAACcatgattatttttatcaaatccAAGGCCAGCTTCATATCACAAAAAgagatttttgttattttattttatggacaCCTATGGGGATGCTGGTAGAACAG atttGGCGGCAGGACTCATTCTGGAATGACAAAATgataggaaaattaaaaagtttctattACAATTGTTTATTACCGGAAATTATCGACCCGCGATATAGTAGAGGACTGGAAATAAGAAATCCATCGAgaaaataa